TCATCGTTCACTGCTTTTTCAAAAAGAACAGACGTTTCCAAATCTTCCGGAAAAAACTCGTGGTCGCTGATCGGGTACATTTTAAATTTTCCAATGCCAGATGTCAAAACCAGGTGATCTTTAACAACATCAACTGCCAATTCTCCTAAGAATCGATGGCGATATTTCCCGATATATTTACTTAAAACCGTTTTATTCACCTTAACGAGTTTCGGCATTAATCTTTTTTGTGGTTCATATTCCACAAGATATGGCTTTGTTTTTGGCTCGGCTATTTTCGCCTGGAGAAGCAGGCCCAGCAGATCGATGATTTGTTCATGCCGCCCGCCATTGTTGTCATACGTATTGACCATATGCACAAAAACGAGCTTAGATTGCGGCAGAACGCAAATCCTTTGTCCCCCGGAGCCGCTGGCAAAATACATCGGTTGGCCATTAACGCCGTCGGAGACCCACCACAGATATCCATAG
This genomic stretch from candidate division KSB1 bacterium harbors:
- a CDS encoding serine hydrolase; its protein translation is SMEKTLPARGSHPAGTFWFYQNWDFNTLATIFKQETGQGVFKAFAEHLANPLQLEDFGMEHTFYRNEAKKSRHPAYLFRMSGRDMARIGLLYLNNGRWKDKQIIPENWVKESTQPFTKELGRFNDRGSYGYLWWVSDGVNGQPMYFASGSGGQRICVLPQSKLVFVHMVNTYDNNGGRHEQIIDLLGLLLQAKIAEPKTKPYLVEYEPQKRLMPKLVKVNKTVLSKYIGKYRHRFLGELAVDVVKDHLVLTSGIGKFKMYPISDHEFFPEDLETSVLFEKAVNDEKRFTSVSILNENRKVEKAVFYY